A window of Candidatus Xiphinematobacter sp. Idaho Grape contains these coding sequences:
- a CDS encoding ABC transporter ATP-binding protein — protein sequence MSLNKWKNVTSINHAPSARIELRAICKTFATHRKTTIALKDIQLSVYNGEFVCMVGPSGCGKTTLLNIIAGLERPDSGEALLSGEHINGPGRSRMVMFQEHALFPWLNVLGNVLFGLKLKPELSSKERLEVARYYLHLVGLAHCEKSNVHELSGGMKQRVALARALAPNPHVLLMDEPFGALDAITREQLYGDVQHLWETRQKTVVFVTHNVREAVCLGDRVILFSPNPGRIFREFAIPLSRPRDINSITLAQYSSHVTAALKSFSTSREMGGGMG from the coding sequence ATGAGCCTAAATAAATGGAAGAACGTTACTTCTATTAACCACGCGCCATCAGCACGCATTGAACTGCGCGCGATCTGCAAGACGTTTGCAACACATAGGAAGACTACCATTGCTCTGAAGGACATTCAACTCTCCGTTTATAATGGGGAGTTTGTCTGCATGGTTGGTCCTAGTGGCTGTGGGAAAACTACCCTACTAAACATTATTGCTGGCTTGGAGCGTCCAGATTCGGGTGAAGCACTGTTGAGCGGTGAACATATTAACGGACCGGGAAGAAGCAGGATGGTCATGTTTCAGGAGCACGCTCTTTTTCCTTGGCTTAACGTTTTGGGCAATGTTCTCTTTGGCCTTAAACTCAAGCCAGAACTCTCTTCCAAAGAACGGTTAGAAGTTGCACGGTACTATTTGCATCTAGTGGGATTGGCACACTGTGAAAAGAGCAATGTCCATGAGCTTTCTGGCGGAATGAAGCAGCGTGTCGCGCTAGCACGGGCTCTAGCCCCAAACCCGCACGTACTTTTGATGGATGAGCCGTTTGGTGCGTTGGATGCGATTACCCGTGAACAGCTCTATGGCGATGTCCAGCATCTCTGGGAAACAAGGCAGAAGACCGTTGTTTTTGTAACCCACAATGTACGCGAAGCTGTGTGCCTAGGGGATCGTGTGATTCTTTTCTCTCCCAATCCCGGAAGAATTTTCCGGGAATTTGCCATTCCACTGTCCCGCCCAAGGGACATCAACAGTATTACTTTGGCTCAATATTCCTCGCATGTTACTGCGGCTCTAAAAAGTTTCTCAACTAGTAGAGAAATGGGGGGGGGTATGGGATGA
- a CDS encoding ABC transporter substrate-binding protein, which translates to MIRVGLLPNVAHAQALVASNMSRDGEGWFEKRLGSGVDVQWFVFHAGPSAVEAIFAGSIDLTYIGPCPALNGYLRSSGEDIRVLSGAANGGEALVVRSPEWKSARDLRGKTICTPQLGNTQDVTCRAWLIRNGMQVSLTGGDVHVVPLENPDIFTQFSRGSIDGAWTVEPWVSRLLTEAGGHVLYRPRDTVATVLVTSVRFLEEKPAIARRFLTAHQELTTWVTENPRKAQEKIRRELFECVGQDFSAELICEVWRGMHFNNAIRLRDFEQFMADARLSKLSRVCFDLSKLIITLPAYPRHEPK; encoded by the coding sequence GTGATTAGAGTTGGGCTTCTTCCAAACGTTGCCCATGCCCAGGCTTTGGTAGCTTCAAATATGAGTAGAGATGGGGAGGGTTGGTTTGAGAAGCGTCTAGGGTCAGGAGTTGATGTGCAGTGGTTTGTATTTCATGCCGGACCATCTGCGGTGGAAGCTATTTTTGCTGGGTCCATCGACTTGACTTATATTGGCCCGTGTCCGGCACTAAATGGCTACCTACGTTCCAGTGGAGAAGATATCCGAGTGCTTTCAGGAGCTGCTAATGGCGGAGAGGCATTGGTTGTACGCAGTCCAGAATGGAAATCCGCCAGGGATCTGCGGGGGAAAACTATTTGCACCCCCCAGTTAGGTAATACCCAAGACGTTACTTGCCGTGCTTGGCTAATCCGCAATGGGATGCAGGTTAGTTTAACTGGTGGAGATGTCCATGTCGTCCCATTGGAAAACCCTGACATTTTCACGCAATTTTCTCGAGGCTCCATTGACGGGGCGTGGACAGTTGAACCATGGGTGAGCCGCCTTCTTACAGAGGCTGGTGGGCATGTTCTCTACCGGCCAAGAGACACCGTGGCAACGGTACTAGTAACTAGCGTGCGTTTTCTAGAAGAAAAACCGGCCATCGCACGGAGATTTTTAACTGCACATCAAGAGCTCACAACTTGGGTAACTGAAAATCCAAGAAAGGCACAAGAGAAAATCCGTCGAGAGCTTTTTGAATGCGTTGGGCAGGACTTTTCTGCGGAGTTGATCTGTGAAGTATGGAGGGGTATGCATTTTAATAATGCTATCCGGCTGCGGGATTTTGAGCAATTTATGGCTGATGCCCGTCTATCAAAGCTATCCAGAGTATGTTTTGATCTTTCAAAGTTGATAATAACCCTCCCTGCATATCCGCGCCATGAGCCTAAATAA
- a CDS encoding homoserine kinase, translating into MKEEVFVHIPATTANLGPGFDSQAIALSIHNRVVLRRVLRSSQEEMIEEVAHAFFERSHQEPFEFSCTIDGKVPQARGLGSSVTVRLGVLMGLNNLSESFLSVEDLYKICAKLEGHPDNAAAAAFGGFVIAREDLSFQKFELALSLHFLLLIPDFEVRTPDARKVIPASISIEDATLSAAHAAWTAAAFASRNYHVLRGAFRDRFHQPYRQSLVPFLDEVICEAEKAGALGGWLSGSGSTVTCLTLSHPDRVANAMQKAAPSGSYLLHTVVDNLGARLISCS; encoded by the coding sequence ATGAAAGAAGAAGTCTTTGTCCACATTCCTGCTACCACAGCCAATCTGGGACCAGGATTTGATTCACAAGCCATTGCCCTCAGCATACATAATCGTGTCGTACTCCGTCGAGTATTGAGATCCTCTCAAGAGGAGATGATTGAGGAAGTAGCGCATGCCTTCTTTGAAAGATCACATCAAGAACCTTTCGAGTTTTCATGCACTATTGACGGAAAGGTGCCACAGGCCAGAGGATTAGGTAGTAGTGTCACTGTACGCCTTGGTGTACTTATGGGATTGAATAACCTCTCAGAGAGTTTTCTTTCCGTGGAGGATCTCTACAAAATTTGCGCAAAACTTGAGGGACATCCAGACAATGCTGCTGCTGCAGCATTTGGGGGATTTGTCATCGCCAGGGAGGATCTCAGCTTCCAGAAGTTTGAACTCGCCTTGAGTCTCCATTTTTTACTGTTAATTCCAGATTTTGAAGTTCGCACCCCGGATGCACGTAAAGTCATTCCGGCCTCTATTTCCATAGAAGACGCCACACTTTCTGCAGCACATGCTGCTTGGACAGCAGCTGCCTTTGCATCTCGAAACTATCATGTGCTCCGCGGAGCATTTAGGGATAGATTTCATCAGCCATATCGTCAATCTCTCGTGCCTTTCCTAGATGAGGTTATCTGTGAAGCAGAAAAAGCCGGTGCCCTAGGAGGATGGCTGAGTGGCTCAGGATCTACTGTCACCTGTTTAACTCTAAGTCACCCTGACCGAGTAGCAAATGCTATGCAAAAAGCTGCTCCTAGTGGTTCATACCTACTACACACAGTTGTGGATAATCTCGGTGCTCGTTTAATCTCTTGCTCATGA
- the lpxK gene encoding tetraacyldisaccharide 4'-kinase → MSRWLEALETFAMDVILGHRCGRRAGLLRMTLWIFSSLTFLTVRLRLVLFQKRIFRRRAMGCLVVSVGNLTIGGTGKTPVVEMLARQLQAGGRKVAILSRGYKSTPKSCLQRVLNKVLYNTRLLAPRIVSDGKSLLLDPHTAGDEPFMLANNLHGVIVLVDSDRVRSGLFAIKHFGADVLLLDDGLQYLKMRRTVEIVLIDRDAPFGNEFLLPRGTLREPVKHLYRATHILITKCTGEDNSLLISRIRKLNRTAEIAECAHHPQHLINLWTGEIRPLKFLEDLPIGSLCGIAVPENFVNVLETLGARVGLTRNYADHHRYSVKEVQAFIRRCAQCNLQAILTTEKDAVRIPHVLDPEVPIYFMRVEIKILRGSKVWKNFFNRLASLQQVRTPKRFFDSGDGL, encoded by the coding sequence ATGAGCCGTTGGTTGGAAGCGCTAGAAACTTTCGCAATGGACGTTATCCTAGGACACCGCTGTGGTAGGCGTGCTGGGTTACTCCGAATGACTTTATGGATTTTCTCTTCACTCACCTTTTTGACTGTTCGATTACGCCTTGTCCTTTTTCAGAAAAGAATTTTTCGCCGGCGAGCAATGGGCTGTCTCGTCGTCAGCGTAGGAAACCTGACTATAGGTGGCACTGGGAAAACTCCGGTAGTTGAGATGCTCGCTCGCCAGCTACAAGCTGGAGGAAGGAAGGTAGCTATCCTCAGTCGGGGATATAAGAGTACACCTAAGTCTTGCTTGCAAAGAGTCCTAAACAAGGTGTTGTATAACACGCGACTTCTTGCTCCCCGTATTGTTTCTGATGGAAAATCACTTCTCCTAGACCCACATACGGCTGGTGATGAGCCATTTATGCTGGCAAATAACCTGCATGGAGTGATAGTACTCGTCGATAGCGACCGTGTGAGAAGTGGTCTCTTTGCCATTAAGCACTTTGGAGCTGATGTTCTGCTGTTGGACGACGGATTGCAGTATCTCAAAATGCGGCGCACCGTTGAAATTGTCCTAATTGACCGCGATGCACCATTCGGCAACGAATTTTTGCTTCCACGTGGAACGTTAAGGGAACCAGTCAAGCATCTATACCGAGCCACTCATATCTTAATTACTAAATGTACCGGAGAGGATAATTCCTTGCTTATTTCCCGCATACGGAAGTTGAATAGGACTGCAGAAATTGCGGAGTGTGCCCACCATCCACAACATCTTATTAACCTTTGGACCGGTGAAATCCGACCTCTGAAGTTTCTGGAGGACCTTCCCATTGGTTCTCTCTGTGGGATCGCAGTACCAGAAAACTTCGTGAATGTTTTGGAAACATTAGGGGCGAGAGTGGGGCTGACTAGAAATTATGCGGATCATCATCGTTACTCTGTTAAGGAGGTACAGGCGTTTATACGACGATGCGCCCAATGTAATCTCCAAGCTATTCTAACCACAGAAAAAGATGCCGTCCGCATTCCACATGTCCTAGATCCTGAAGTGCCTATCTATTTTATGCGTGTTGAGATCAAAATCCTTCGTGGAAGCAAAGTCTGGAAGAATTTTTTTAACCGCCTTGCCTCTCTTCAGCAGGTACGGACACCAAAAAGGTTTTTTGATTCAGGAGATGGTTTATGA
- the mnmE gene encoding tRNA uridine-5-carboxymethylaminomethyl(34) synthesis GTPase MnmE translates to MSESTETIVAISTPPGEGAVAMLRVSGPEAFVVAKRLFRSRVSFERMLPRHLYFGHIVEEAVPVDEGLCAIFHAPASYTGENLVELSHHGGMMVAAQVLRLALDSGARLAHPGEFTQRAFLNGKMDLTRAEAVMDLIRAQTLQAMRAAALQLDGSLSRAIETIRSELIHILSHIETSIDFPEDGLEPDTGGTLLKRIFQVRQQIDTLLSTENQGRLLREGIRLTICGPPNAGKSSLLNQLLKCDRAIVSQFPGTTRDTLEESASLKGMLFRITDTAGIHHTSDLIELEGIRRSFAAAERADVILYVVDAAQPQPLPPPAGLPEDRLHLVWNKIDLLREPFSYLPTSAAVSCRTGAGVPQLISRIVEWAGGLGHSSGQLVAINARHQSCLKRAVASLKHASDLANGVELVAFELQTALSAIGEVTGAVDHEEILDSVFSNFCIGK, encoded by the coding sequence ATGAGCGAGTCTACAGAGACTATTGTGGCGATTTCTACCCCCCCCGGTGAAGGGGCGGTTGCCATGCTGAGAGTCTCTGGCCCAGAGGCTTTTGTTGTTGCGAAGAGACTTTTTCGTTCTAGAGTTTCCTTTGAAAGGATGCTGCCTCGCCATCTCTATTTTGGTCATATTGTGGAAGAGGCGGTCCCAGTAGACGAAGGTTTATGCGCTATTTTCCACGCCCCAGCTAGTTATACCGGAGAAAATTTGGTAGAGTTAAGCCACCACGGAGGGATGATGGTCGCAGCACAAGTTCTTCGGCTTGCCCTAGATTCTGGGGCCCGTCTGGCTCATCCCGGCGAATTTACTCAGCGGGCATTCCTGAATGGAAAGATGGATTTAACGCGAGCTGAGGCAGTCATGGACCTTATTCGAGCACAAACTCTTCAGGCTATGCGGGCTGCGGCTCTGCAATTAGATGGGAGCCTCAGTCGTGCGATAGAAACTATTCGTAGCGAATTAATTCATATTCTCTCTCATATAGAGACTTCTATCGATTTTCCTGAGGATGGGCTTGAGCCTGATACAGGAGGAACTCTTTTGAAGAGAATTTTTCAGGTCCGGCAGCAGATAGATACGCTCTTATCCACAGAAAATCAGGGGCGCCTACTTCGGGAAGGCATTCGGCTTACGATCTGTGGACCTCCTAATGCAGGGAAATCTAGTCTTCTCAACCAACTTTTAAAGTGTGACCGTGCTATCGTTAGTCAATTTCCAGGTACTACGCGCGATACATTAGAAGAAAGCGCAAGCCTAAAAGGAATGCTTTTCCGCATCACGGACACTGCAGGAATCCATCATACTAGCGATCTTATTGAACTGGAGGGAATACGTCGATCCTTCGCAGCTGCTGAAAGGGCCGACGTCATTCTTTATGTTGTCGATGCTGCACAGCCACAACCTCTTCCACCACCTGCTGGCTTACCAGAGGACAGGCTGCATCTAGTCTGGAATAAAATCGACCTGCTGAGAGAGCCCTTTTCCTATCTACCGACGTCAGCAGCAGTCTCTTGCCGAACAGGAGCTGGTGTTCCACAACTAATCTCTAGAATTGTAGAGTGGGCAGGCGGTCTAGGACATAGCAGCGGACAGTTAGTTGCTATCAATGCCAGACACCAGTCCTGCCTAAAACGCGCTGTGGCCTCTTTGAAGCATGCTAGTGACTTGGCCAATGGAGTGGAGCTTGTTGCCTTTGAACTCCAGACCGCCCTTAGTGCTATAGGTGAAGTGACGGGTGCTGTAGACCATGAGGAGATTCTCGATTCAGTCTTTAGTAATTTCTGCATAGGAAAATAA
- a CDS encoding quinone-dependent dihydroorotate dehydrogenase produces the protein MAFYSFLLHQLLFRMDAETAHQLILSCLSHHRLLSLIEKCFFRTTPPGGPTISLFGLQFRNPVGLAAGMDKNGVALVSWEKLGFGFVEVGTITAYPQSGNPRPRLFRFPELEALVNRMGFNNEGAKKIALRMERLRRSGSWPSIPIGINIGKSRLTAPHLAHDDYLRSFQYLYPYGDYFVLNVSSPNTPGLRALQNAEHLTRIISTLRDWEGSHKPLLIKIDPDLSSKEIVSIVKLAEREHVAGLIATNTTLDHSSLPPERNEAGGLSGKPLQARSDTIIRRIRRVSSIPIIGTGGILSAGGAHAKFSSGANLIQIYTGFVYRGPALIQEILRAYPYLCDPHRLSA, from the coding sequence ATGGCCTTCTACAGTTTTCTCCTGCACCAGCTACTATTCAGAATGGATGCTGAGACAGCACATCAGCTCATCCTTTCCTGCCTTTCACATCATCGGCTTCTTTCTCTAATAGAGAAATGCTTCTTTAGAACGACGCCACCTGGGGGTCCGACAATTTCCTTGTTTGGTCTCCAGTTTCGTAATCCCGTAGGGCTTGCTGCAGGTATGGATAAAAATGGAGTAGCCTTGGTTTCTTGGGAAAAACTAGGGTTTGGGTTTGTAGAGGTCGGAACTATAACTGCGTACCCACAAAGCGGCAACCCTCGACCACGTCTATTCCGATTTCCAGAATTGGAAGCTCTAGTTAATCGTATGGGATTTAATAATGAAGGAGCAAAAAAAATCGCACTTCGTATGGAACGCTTACGGCGTTCAGGCAGTTGGCCCAGTATTCCAATCGGAATCAACATTGGCAAATCTCGGCTTACTGCCCCCCATTTGGCTCACGACGACTACTTGCGGAGTTTTCAGTACCTCTACCCATATGGAGACTATTTTGTTCTTAATGTCAGCTCTCCTAATACTCCTGGACTCCGTGCTCTCCAGAATGCAGAGCATCTAACTAGGATCATAAGTACACTGCGAGACTGGGAGGGAAGTCATAAGCCTCTCTTAATTAAAATCGATCCAGACCTCTCTTCGAAAGAGATCGTTTCCATCGTGAAGCTTGCAGAGCGAGAGCATGTCGCCGGCCTCATTGCTACGAACACTACTCTGGATCACTCCTCCCTGCCGCCGGAACGTAACGAAGCTGGTGGTCTCAGTGGAAAACCGCTTCAGGCACGTTCTGACACTATAATCCGGAGGATTCGGCGGGTCTCCTCTATCCCCATTATTGGGACAGGCGGAATCCTCAGCGCAGGCGGAGCACATGCTAAATTCTCCTCTGGAGCTAATCTAATCCAGATATACACGGGTTTTGTTTACCGAGGCCCAGCCTTGATCCAAGAGATCTTGCGGGCCTATCCATATCTATGTGATCCCCACAGATTAAGTGCTTAA
- the hisA gene encoding 1-(5-phosphoribosyl)-5-[(5-phosphoribosylamino)methylideneamino]imidazole-4-carboxamide isomerase, whose product MLLLPAIDLMAGQVVRLKQGRVTEKTVYSGDPAEVARQWETIGGDWLHLVDLDAAFEGSSRNLASVRAICQAVTIPCELGGGMRSKTSIRAALDAGVSRIVLGTRASESLEFVRDMCLAFGDNRIAISIDAYNGLVATNGWTHRTDQHASDLALAVQKAGASTIIYTDITTDGMLQGPNFRGLSLLLSLLSCQLIASGGISSVADLQRLNAMPRLHGSIIGKALYDGHIKGDLRSVLSPRES is encoded by the coding sequence ATGCTACTTCTCCCAGCAATTGACTTGATGGCTGGTCAAGTCGTACGCCTAAAACAGGGAAGGGTTACTGAAAAGACCGTATATTCAGGAGACCCGGCAGAAGTTGCAAGACAATGGGAAACCATCGGAGGAGATTGGTTGCACCTTGTTGACTTGGACGCCGCCTTCGAGGGAAGCTCTAGAAACCTGGCCTCTGTCCGTGCTATCTGCCAAGCAGTGACCATCCCCTGCGAGCTTGGAGGAGGGATGCGCAGCAAAACCTCCATCAGGGCAGCCCTAGATGCAGGTGTTTCTCGAATTGTACTCGGCACACGCGCCAGCGAGTCCCTAGAATTCGTGCGCGATATGTGCCTCGCCTTTGGGGACAACCGTATTGCTATTAGCATTGACGCCTACAACGGCCTCGTCGCCACCAACGGTTGGACGCACCGTACCGACCAGCACGCTTCCGATCTAGCATTAGCTGTCCAGAAAGCCGGCGCCTCAACAATTATCTATACGGATATCACTACCGATGGGATGTTGCAAGGTCCTAATTTTAGGGGACTTTCTCTACTACTTTCTCTACTCTCTTGTCAGTTAATAGCTAGCGGTGGAATCTCTAGTGTGGCAGATCTGCAGCGACTTAATGCTATGCCGCGCCTCCACGGATCTATTATTGGGAAGGCTCTTTATGATGGTCATATTAAGGGTGACTTGCGCAGTGTTCTTTCCCCTCGAGAGAGTTAA
- the hisH gene encoding imidazole glycerol phosphate synthase subunit HisH, whose amino-acid sequence MKWGTVIGLIDYGSSNLRSVRRALETCGAVVDLVDQPVAFDSSRWSALVVPGVGSFGRCVQSLHEKKLWFPILRWIEGERPYLGICLGYHLLFESSEESPEIKGFGFLAGQVISLPKQKVKVPHIGWNELTVRQPALFDGVMLPINVYFVHSYYPVPKDSKVISSECEYGVRFAASVTKGQVVATQFHPEKSQSAGLRFITNFLHSLQPVSLPSYATSPSN is encoded by the coding sequence TGCGAAGGGCATTAGAAACCTGCGGAGCTGTAGTAGATCTGGTTGATCAACCTGTGGCCTTTGACTCATCTCGGTGGAGCGCCCTGGTGGTACCAGGGGTGGGCTCTTTTGGGCGTTGTGTGCAAAGCCTTCACGAAAAAAAACTGTGGTTCCCCATCCTCCGTTGGATTGAGGGGGAACGTCCATATCTTGGAATATGCCTGGGCTATCACCTCCTTTTTGAGTCCAGCGAGGAATCGCCAGAAATAAAGGGATTTGGCTTCTTAGCCGGGCAAGTCATCTCCCTGCCCAAGCAGAAGGTCAAAGTTCCTCATATAGGGTGGAATGAGTTGACTGTAAGACAACCAGCTCTTTTCGATGGAGTCATGCTTCCCATAAATGTCTATTTCGTACATTCCTACTATCCAGTTCCAAAGGACTCTAAGGTTATCTCCTCCGAGTGCGAATATGGAGTGCGCTTCGCCGCCAGTGTTACAAAAGGTCAAGTAGTAGCTACTCAGTTCCATCCGGAAAAGAGTCAGTCTGCAGGGCTTCGATTCATTACCAATTTTCTCCATTCTCTCCAGCCTGTCTCACTCCCATCTTATGCTACTTCTCCCAGCAATTGA